A window of Bacteroidota bacterium genomic DNA:
CGACTGGAAACCAAAGGACTATCTTTCCGTCTTTGTTTCTCCTATTTCTGGAAAAATGACCATTGTGGGTGACGACAGCCTCGCAAACGTCGGGGCTTTCGGCGTCAATTCCCGGGACCAATTCGGTGATTTCCGGCCAGGTTCCTATACCAAGATGCGCATGGAATTCGGAGCGACATTGAAGGCCAAATTCAAGAAGGACATCATGAAAAATGTCGGATTGGAAAGCAACCTTGAACTTTTCAGCAACTACATCGACCGTCCGGAAAACATTGACATACGCTGGTCAAATGCGGTTGTCGCAAAAATCAACAAGTACTTGGTGGTAAATCTGTTTACGGACATGATTTATGACCACGACATCGCGATTCCGCAGGTCAATCCCCGCACGGGCGAACCAGTACTCGATGGCAATGGCGTGCAACGCAAAAGTCCGAATCTGCAATTCAAGGAGGTGTTTGGCCTCGGATTTTCGTATAAATTTTAAGGTAGCATAGGGTTCCACCCCGCATCTCAGGGCTTGGCCTGTAGGGCGACGAGCGCTGCGATGCTTGCTTCAGCAGATTTGATCAAGTCCTCGACGTGCGGCACAATGGTTTCCAAGTGTTGATTGGCATTGATGGCGGATTCGATTTCATTGATTAATTGCGCTGCATAGGGCACATTAAACAACAGCAGCGAGGGTTTAACGCCATGGACGACCTTCGCGAGGGTATTTGTATCCCCATATTGCAGGGATTGTTGCATTTCATTGATCGCTTTGGGCACCTCGGTGAGGAAGATGTCGATCATTTCCCGTCGAAAGGCCTTGTCGTTGCCAACAATGGCTTCCAAGGCCGTCAGATCGGGTTTGGGTAGCGGTAGACTGTCGCTCAAATTCTGCTGCCTTGATTCCGTTTTGTGCGCGAGTTCGGCGATTTTTGCGGCCAATTGTGCCGCTTGAAAAGGTTTGGCTACGAAAGCATTCATCCCCGCTTCGAGGCAGCGATCGATTTCGGAGCGAAGTGCATGGGCAGTGAGCGCGATGATCGGGAGGGTGCGCAATTCAGGGTCACCGAGGTTGCGGATCGCGCGCGTAGCTTCCAAACCGTCCATTTCGGGCATTTGGACGTCCATCAAAACCAAGTCGGGTCTTTGGGATTGTACCATCTCGACGGCTTCGCGGCCGTTGTTGGCTACGAGGACGGAATGCCCAAGATTTTCAAGGACAATGGTGGCCAATCGCTGATTGAGGCGATTGTCTTCGGCAAGCAATATCCGCAGTGGCAACACGATCGGTGCGGGTGTAGGCGCCTCCAATGCGGTCGGAATTCCAGAGGATTGGTCTGAGGGTCTGCCAAAACTCAATTCGAAGAAAAACAACGAACCAACCCCTGGCGTGCTTTCAAGACCGATTTTACCTCCTTGAGACTCGACAATGCGCTTGCTGATGGTCAGGCCAAGGCCGGTTCCGCCAAATTTGCGCGTCGTTTCGCTGCTCGCTTGCGTGAAGCTTTCAAAGATGGCCTGCTGTTTTTCCAAAGGAATGCCGATCCCGGTATCCGCCACCTCAAACAGCAGGCGTACGGTGGATTCATTTTCTTCGATCAGCTTGACTTCGACGTCGATTTCACCTGTCGAAGTAAACTTCAGCGCATTGCTGATCAGGTTCATCAACACTTGTTTGAGCCGCGCCATATCGCCCACGACCACGGGCGGCACGCCGGGCCCAGCGGAGACATTCAATTCGAGACCAGATTCAGCAACTTTCTGCTTGAAAATTTCCTTGAGAGAATGCAGCAATTCGTTGATGGAAAATGAATCGGTTTCGAAGATCATTTTCCCTGCCTCGATTTTAGATAGATCGAGAATGTCGTTGATGATGGCAAGCAAGGCAGCCCCTGAAAGATCGATGGCCTCGAGGTATTCCCGTTGCAGGGGCGACAGTTTTGATTCGAGCAACAATTTGGAAAACCCGATGATGGCATTCATCGGCGTGCGAATCTCATGGCTCATATTGGCAAGAAATTCCTGCTTGGCGTGTGCATTGCGCTCCGCGAGTTCTTTGGCATCCAGCAATTCCTGCTCGATTTCCTTGCGGGTGCTGATGTCTTGGATCGTTCCGATGACCTTCAATACATTTCCCCCGACATCCAAAATCGGCTTGCCTTGCATTTCGACAGGGATCATCTCGCCATTTTCCTTCACGATTCGCAGGTCTACCTTAAATGCCTGTTTCTGGAGAACGCAGCGTTGGAAGGCATCAACAAAGCGCTCGAGGCAATCCCGCAAAAGGTATTTTGTGAAGCTTTGGGAAGGCATGAAGCGGTTGCTTGCATCGGCCCTGCCAAAAATATGAAAGACCTGCTCGGTCCAATATTCCTGTTCGGTAACAGGATCCCATTCCCAGCTGCCGATATTGGCAATCCGCTGTGCTTCAGCAAGTCTTGCCTCTGATTCGGAGAGCGCGATGGCGGTTTTTTTCCGTTCCTCCTCGGCAAGCTGCATGCGCAAGGCGTTGCGCAAAACGGTGCCGACCGCCTCGGAATTGAGCAAGTTTTTGGTGATATAATCACTTCCCCCTGCGCGCATGACCTCGACGGCGATTTTTTCATCTCCCTGCGAAGTCACCACCACGACGGGCATGTGAAAGCCCTTTGCCCTGAAGAGCTTCAACAATTCCAACCCATCACCACCGGGAAGCCGGTAATCCAAAAACACGCAATCCCAATTCCGGATGCCGATTTGCTCCCAAGCCTGCCGGATGCTCTCTGCCTCCACCAAATCCACGTTCCATCCATCCTTTTGCAAGGCGCGCGAAATCGTGCGACGATCAACTTGATCATCGTCGATCAGCAGAATATGTCGCAATTGATTCATGGTAACAGCCTTCTCTGGATCAGACTTTCCAAGTTTCAAAATCTTTTGGGAAAGCACCTACGCAAGCGATGTTTTTCTTGAGCGATTCGTCAGAAAAATCAGCGTCTTACCACTGGAAATTCGGAGACGGCCCATAACTCGACCAAACGCTTGATTACGAGGTTGTACTTTGCCGGTGAAAGGGGTTTGAGAAAATAACCTGCAACATGGAGGCCATAGGCATTTTCAATGTCTGCCGAATGGTCTGAAGACGAAAGCACAAACACGGAGACATGTTGCAAGTCGGCATCCATTCGCAGGGCCTCCAAAAACTCGAATCCGCCCAAAATCGGCATGTTCAAATCCAAAAGGATGACATTGGGAACGTAACGTGGCTCGTCGCGCATCAGTGTCAATGCCTCTTTGCCGTTGTTGACATGTTTCACTTCATGTTTCACATTCAGCTTCTTGAACACGCGCCGCAGATTCATGGCGTCTACTGCATCGTCATCGACGTGCAGCACCTTCAATTCCTGCTTTGGAAATTCAGACTCCATGAATCATTGTTGGCAATTGTATGCAAAATAGCTATCCATAAAAGGTATCAACGGCATTTTCGATAAACGACACAAAGTCAGCGATGAAAACAGCTGTCGGGGAATCGGATCAATTCCAAAGGGTGCCTTGGTGTTTCCCCCATCAAACGGGGAACCCTTGACTAGGCTTGAAACGTTTTGGGCCAAGTGAAGATGAATGTAGTTCCTCCGGCGCCTTGTGACTCGACCCGGATTTCGCCACCGGCCGCGTCAATGATCTTCTTTACAATGGCCAATCCCACGCCGGTTCCTTCTACATTGGGACTCTCTTCCAGGCGTTGGAAAATTTCAAAAATCTTGTGGTGGTGCTTGGGAGAAATGCCAATCCCGTCATCATGAATCCTGAATTCGCATTTATCGCCTAGGCTCCGACAGGAAATCTGGACGTGGCCGAGGTCACTTGAGCGGTATTTTACGGCATTGACGAGCAAATTTTGAAAGAGTTGAAAAAGTTCCACGCGCACACCCTGAACCAACGGCAGGGTTCCGTCGATTTCGACCTGAAAGCCTTTAGGAATTTCAATCGTTTCAAGAATCTCCTTGATCAGTTGGTGGAGGTCCACGGTAACAATTCTCGACTGACTGCGGCCGGTCCTGGAATAAACGAGCAGGTCATTGATCAAGTTTTGAATGCGTGTCACACGCTCTTGCAACATGCGCAGGTGCTCCGCGACCTCCGGTTTGAGATTTTCCCCCATGTCCTCGACGATCCATTCGGTGAGGTTGATGATGCCGCGCAAGGGAGTTTTGAGGTCATGAGAAACAACGTAGGCAAAGCGATCCAGCTCCTGATTGGTCATTTCCAATTTCCTCAGGAGAAGTTCGGTCGCCTTGGCATCCTCTTTTTGGGAGGTAATGTCACGCGCTACGGCATAGATACTCCCGTCTTCCTGTGGAGAGGCCATCCACGAGAGCCATTTCCAAGAGCTGTCTTTGGCTTTGTAGCGGTTTTCAAAGTTGATCACATACTTTCCCGAAGCCAGCATTTTTGCGGCTCCGTAAGTGGCTTCCTTGTCATCGGGATGTACAAAATCCACGTACGGAATTGCCAACAATTCATCGCGTGTATAACCTAGACATGATTCCCAGGCTTGGTTGAGGAACTTAAAATAGCCGTCCTTACCCGCCAGACAAAACATGTCGAGCGACAATTCATAAAACTGGGCAAGCTGGACGGGGGTGATCTCTTGCATCCTGGGGTTTTGAATCGAATGAGCAATCAATATAAAGAGGTGCGCGGTGAATTGCAAATCTCATTTAAACAAGGAACCCGCCTCGCGGCGGGTTCCCAGGCAGTCTTATAAGCCGGATTCTGTGCCCCGCGTGCGGGATCGCCATCATTTATCTAGGCCGGCCGTCACCAGCCGGCTCCATCGGCCTACCCTCCGGCTTGGGCGGGCACCCTTCTGCCTGCCAGACCTTCACTTATGCCCGTCGCGAGACAGGAAGGTCCTTGACAGACAACGCCGGTTTACATGGCCTTTCAGCTCCCGGGGTTTACCTAGCTGCCGATGTTGCCACCGACACTGGTGGGCTCTTACCCCACCCTTTCACCCTTACCCCGCCGCTTGCGCAGCGTGGCGGTCTACTCTCTGTTGCACTTGCCGTCTCCGTTTTGCAACGAATCCTACCCGTTAGGTAGCGAGATGCCCTATACTGTCCGGACTTTCCTCTTTGGCGGGCGACTGCCGCCACAGCGATGACGCAGACTGCGATTCAAAATTACCAAAAAAAAATGCGAACACATTTGCATGTGCCAAACAATCTCCCTAGTTTCACGTATCGATACCACAGAAGACTATCTGTAGAGATGAAAAAGTTGTTGCTCATATTGCCTTTTCTGTTCCTGACTGTAGGTGCGTTCGCGCATTTGCCCAGCTCAGTGACTGAAGAAGTATATGCCAATACCTTCCTCAAAGAGTTTACTGTCTATCCCAATCCGACTTCCGGTGCTTTGACCCTCACGATGGAAACTTTTGGCGAAACCCAAGCTTTGCAGCTGAAGGTTTACAGCCTCATCGGTCAGGAAATGTACACCGAGTCGATCTCCCCCTTTGCTGGCCTCAAGCAGATTTCGCTGGACTTGAGCAAGTTCCCCAAAGGAATTTACATGGTGGAAGTCTCCAACGGTGAGAAATCCAAAATGAAGCGCGTTTCCGTGATCTAAATGATTCCGGATGCCAACAGCAAAGAGACCTTGGGTCTCTTTTTTTTTTTGCTGCAAGGGTTTGTCAAAGGCTTAACCTCCAGGCAAAGCCGACTTCGTGTCTTGGTGTCTTCGTGGCAAAACTTCAGCACAAAGCTGACTTCGAGTCTTCGCGGCCAAACCTCACCTATCTCCAAAAATCTCCTGAAACACTGTGAGGCTTTCCGGAATTCTGAAGCCTTCGACGTGGATTTGGTAGTATTCCATCATGGCCGCGATCAGGTCATTCTTTTCAGCCTTGCTCACCGGGATCGAATGACAATTTGCCAAGTCAACCCTCGAAAAAGCGAGCGTCATCCAGGCGCCCTTGTCGGCGAGGGCGGCATTCTCCAAGAATCCGTTGCGCAGGTCAAAGTGAATCGGTTTGGTCGGGTCTTCGACCATGTCGCTCGGCAAAAATCCCAGGTAGCTGCTGAGCTGCACCAGAAAATGCAGAAAAACATGGATCAGGTGCTTGTCCCGACGGTCCAATTCGGCAAGGACATTCCCCAAAAACTCAAACAAGGGGTAGTTGGGCTCCTCTTCCTTGACGGTCTGATGGAAAATCTCCATCACGACCATGCCGAGCGTGATCTTAACCGGGTCGGTTTGGAGGGTATGCAGGAAGTAGCGGTTGCTGCTTTCGGTGATGATTTGCAAGTCGCGATTGTCTTTGTGGTAATAGACAATCTCGATCATGCTCATTGGCTGAAAATAGCTGTGACGCTTGCGTGCGCGTGTGCTCCGGTAACCTTTGATGATGAAATTGCGGCGGCCATACGACTTGGTGTACATGGTGCAGATCAAGCTCGTATCACCAAACTTCCTCGTATTCAGGACAATGGCCTCCGTCTTGCGGATCATGGTTGCGCTGAGAGGGCCTTCAGGAAATTGGATGGGGCGGCAAGTACAACGGGCAACAATTTGCTGGCATTGGCAAGGGTTTGGGCCTCCTCTTCATAGACCGCACGCAATGGCTCTATATCGGCGAGGGATTGAAGGCTTCGCGCCGACACGACCATCGGGGAACGGCTGTTGCGAGGGAAGACGTGGATATGTTCCAAGCCCCAAACTTCGCGCAGGCGAATGGCCACATCCAAAGGATCAAGTGCGACCGAGGATGCGTCTTGGGTTCCCAATGCATTGAGCACCAACAAATCCACTGTTTCTAGCGCCTGCTCCAAAAATTCTTTTCTGACCTGCAATTCAAGCGCTGTTTTCGCAAAAATGCTCCGCTGATCCCCTGAAAAGGCGTTGTTGGTGATCATTTCCTCACTCATCAACGCAGAGATGCGCTTGGTAACAAACCGCGTATCGGCTACGGAACCAAAATGGTCGTGCAGGATGATGCTTTTGCCGACTTCCTTGTAATTCCAGACAAGATCCTTGATAAAAGGGGTACTCTTGAGATTTTCGGCGCTGAGATAAAGCAGTTTCATGGATTCCTTTCCAAAATGACAAATTTGGCGATGCCTGAATTTTTTCCTTCCTTGTCGGCCACCATCGCGAGGTAAACGCCGGGCGTGACGCGGTTGCCTGCAGCATCATTTCCGTCCCAGATAGCCTGACCACCCAAGGCCGAAAGTGCCCTGACGAGCCGTCCGGAAACGGTGGTAATCTTGACTTCGACGTCCTTGTAGGAGCTTGTGATGGCAATCGGACCGTCATAATCGCCTGCAACGGGATTGGGGTATACATAAAGACTGTCGCTGTTGTCCATTCCGCCGACGGCCTCTCCCATCAAGCTCAACAATCCCTTGCTCGTGCCGACAAAAATTTCGCCAGTCTGCTGATCGATCTGCAGCTCAAGGATTTGATTGCTGAAAAGCGGGCTGTTGTCTACCGTATAATGTACGACAAGCCGGTTTCCCTGCGGGTTCACGACATACAAACCATTGTCAGTGCCGATCCATTTACGGTTGGCCCCATCGACAACAATTGCATTGACGCGTTGGTCACGCAAAAGGCAAAAACCTTCGATCACCGGGCAACTCGCATCTGGAAAGGTGGTATTGAAAACGGCGCTCGGGTTGGCGAATACGGCTACGCCTTCCAATGTCCCCACCCAAATCTGCCCTCTTAAATCCTTTACCATCGAATAAACCGTATTCGTAGGTAGGCCGCCCCGGCCGATTTCGGATGTGAGACGTTTTACTTTGTCGTCGGTGGTCACATCCAAGGTCCCATTTTCGTTAAAAACGGTGATTCCTAAGCCTTGGTTGTTGATCCACTTGCTTCCCCAATCATCGATGACCATTCCGATCGGATAGGTTCCTCCAAGGGAATAGGGATACCAAACAGAATCCTCCGAACTGAACACATTGAGATTGAAGTCCGCGACGATGCCTGTTGCCCAGAGGTTTTTGCTCTTGTCCACCGCAAGCGCGCTGATGCGGATGGAGTTCCCAACCCCGTTGTTGAGGTTGGAGTTCATCGGAGTCCAAACATGGGTGATTTTGCCAGCTTGGAGGCGAATAACGCCATGGTTCCAGCTACCCATGTAGCATACGCTGTCTTCCAATTGATAACATCCTCGCGCAAATTCCGCCCAGACGGAGTCGCGTGAAAGTTCGTCGTCCACGTCAAAGCGGTGCCAACCTTTGTTGGGATTGAAGTGCCAGAATCCGTCGGTATTTCCGGCAGGTGCCGATGAGCCGCCCTTCCCTTCAGGGCCTACATAAAACTCTTGGTTACCCACGGCAAGTGCGGTGACTTTGTTGTTGTAGGGTCCCGGCGGATAGGCAGCTTCCAAGGAATCAAATACGCCGAGGTATTTGCTCAAACTTGTGACCGTATCGCCGATCATGACCAAATTGGAGTCCACATAGCCGCATTGGGTGTTGCCGCGTGCAAAAACAAGGGATTGCTGTCCACCGGGGGCCACGATCCTGATCACCGTACTGTAGGTGAGCAGCAAATAGTCGCCCCATCCCTTCACATAACGCCACCGCTGTGGTGGAATCGGTGCAGCGGACCATTGTGATGTTCCTCTGTTCCTATGATACAAGGTATCTTCAATTTCCAAATAGTCTTTGGAATCGGTGCTTGCCAAAAAGTTGGAATGGCCGGGCTGCAGTCCATTGGATCCGGTGACTTCGGTCCAAGCACTCGGGAGGGTCAAGTTGGGGTGATCGTAGGAGGCGCGCCAAGCGCCATGTTCGCCCA
This region includes:
- a CDS encoding response regulator, yielding MESEFPKQELKVLHVDDDAVDAMNLRRVFKKLNVKHEVKHVNNGKEALTLMRDEPRYVPNVILLDLNMPILGGFEFLEALRMDADLQHVSVFVLSSSDHSADIENAYGLHVAGYFLKPLSPAKYNLVIKRLVELWAVSEFPVVRR
- a CDS encoding PAS domain S-box protein; this encodes MQEITPVQLAQFYELSLDMFCLAGKDGYFKFLNQAWESCLGYTRDELLAIPYVDFVHPDDKEATYGAAKMLASGKYVINFENRYKAKDSSWKWLSWMASPQEDGSIYAVARDITSQKEDAKATELLLRKLEMTNQELDRFAYVVSHDLKTPLRGIINLTEWIVEDMGENLKPEVAEHLRMLQERVTRIQNLINDLLVYSRTGRSQSRIVTVDLHQLIKEILETIEIPKGFQVEIDGTLPLVQGVRVELFQLFQNLLVNAVKYRSSDLGHVQISCRSLGDKCEFRIHDDGIGISPKHHHKIFEIFQRLEESPNVEGTGVGLAIVKKIIDAAGGEIRVESQGAGGTTFIFTWPKTFQA
- a CDS encoding DUF3078 domain-containing protein, which gives rise to MKHFIFLLLLLCGAQAFAQTTDTIPKPWTKGGQGGITYNQVALSNWASGGQSNMTLIGNLNVFANRKAATSSWDNSLDLAYGFLKNNFIYDPKGPVTKAEDKIELNSKYGKKAWSEKVFYSGLATFRTQFAKGFAKPLDSVYISRALSPAYLILAAGLDWKPKDYLSVFVSPISGKMTIVGDDSLANVGAFGVNSRDQFGDFRPGSYTKMRMEFGATLKAKFKKDIMKNVGLESNLELFSNYIDRPENIDIRWSNAVVAKINKYLVVNLFTDMIYDHDIAIPQVNPRTGEPVLDGNGVQRKSPNLQFKEVFGLGFSYKF
- a CDS encoding response regulator, whose protein sequence is MNQLRHILLIDDDQVDRRTISRALQKDGWNVDLVEAESIRQAWEQIGIRNWDCVFLDYRLPGGDGLELLKLFRAKGFHMPVVVVTSQGDEKIAVEVMRAGGSDYITKNLLNSEAVGTVLRNALRMQLAEEERKKTAIALSESEARLAEAQRIANIGSWEWDPVTEQEYWTEQVFHIFGRADASNRFMPSQSFTKYLLRDCLERFVDAFQRCVLQKQAFKVDLRIVKENGEMIPVEMQGKPILDVGGNVLKVIGTIQDISTRKEIEQELLDAKELAERNAHAKQEFLANMSHEIRTPMNAIIGFSKLLLESKLSPLQREYLEAIDLSGAALLAIINDILDLSKIEAGKMIFETDSFSINELLHSLKEIFKQKVAESGLELNVSAGPGVPPVVVGDMARLKQVLMNLISNALKFTSTGEIDVEVKLIEENESTVRLLFEVADTGIGIPLEKQQAIFESFTQASSETTRKFGGTGLGLTISKRIVESQGGKIGLESTPGVGSLFFFELSFGRPSDQSSGIPTALEAPTPAPIVLPLRILLAEDNRLNQRLATIVLENLGHSVLVANNGREAVEMVQSQRPDLVLMDVQMPEMDGLEATRAIRNLGDPELRTLPIIALTAHALRSEIDRCLEAGMNAFVAKPFQAAQLAAKIAELAHKTESRQQNLSDSLPLPKPDLTALEAIVGNDKAFRREMIDIFLTEVPKAINEMQQSLQYGDTNTLAKVVHGVKPSLLLFNVPYAAQLINEIESAINANQHLETIVPHVEDLIKSAEASIAALVALQAKP
- the recO gene encoding DNA repair protein RecO; amino-acid sequence: MIRKTEAIVLNTRKFGDTSLICTMYTKSYGRRNFIIKGYRSTRARKRHSYFQPMSMIEIVYYHKDNRDLQIITESSNRYFLHTLQTDPVKITLGMVVMEIFHQTVKEEEPNYPLFEFLGNVLAELDRRDKHLIHVFLHFLVQLSSYLGFLPSDMVEDPTKPIHFDLRNGFLENAALADKGAWMTLAFSRVDLANCHSIPVSKAEKNDLIAAMMEYYQIHVEGFRIPESLTVFQEIFGDR
- a CDS encoding T9SS type A sorting domain-containing protein, whose product is MKKLLLILPFLFLTVGAFAHLPSSVTEEVYANTFLKEFTVYPNPTSGALTLTMETFGETQALQLKVYSLIGQEMYTESISPFAGLKQISLDLSKFPKGIYMVEVSNGEKSKMKRVSVI